The region ATATCGGTATTCGGCACGTGAGCCTTAGCCCAGTGACTCAACCAATTGCCCGAAGTCACCGTCTCCGCACAACCCCGGTTGCCGCACGGGCAGGGCAGATCGTTACCGGCGATCGGCACATGGCCCAATTCACCCGCGCCGCCGTGCTGGCCGTGATAGAAGCGGCCATTAATCCACAAGCTGTTGCCCATGCCGGTACCGGGATACAAACCTACCGCGATATCCGGCAACTGCTCCAGCTGCATTAAATCCCACATCATCAGATGGTTAACATCTTTATCCATCGCCACCGGCACGCCAAGACGTTCGGTGAGGATCGCCGCCACCGGCTGATGATCCAGAGCCTGAATAAACGGCAGCGAAATCACCTGCTGACGATCACGACTCAGTATGCCGGGCAATCCCAGCATCACGCCGCTCACCGGTTGCTGCTCCAGTGTTTCACTGATTAACTGCCCGAGTGCCGTCAATGCGTCGGGCTGCTGCGCCCAGCTGGCCGTCGGCACCTTGCGGAAGCTGGACCAGATGCGTCCCTCTTCCATCAGCTGCAGACGTGTGCCGGTGCCGCCAATGTCGATACCCAGCCAGCGTGGAATCATGCGGATACCTTCGCCAGGCCCTGAGCTTCATCAATGCTGTCACGCATCATGTCCCAGGCCGTTGCCAGATCGTCATGGATGTTAAACAGGCCCGAGGTACCGACGATAAGCACTTCTGCACCCGCACCGACCAGCGTATTGTAAGTGCGCGTGTTGCAGGAACCATCGATCTCAATCAGATATTTGTGGCCATGCTGCTGCTTCAGGGCTTTCAGTTCCTGCACTTTGGCTACCATTTCCGGGATGAATGGCTGTCCGGCATAGCCAGGATCCACGGTCATCACGGTGATTTTGTCCAGCAGATGAATATAGTGATGGATAAACGACACCGGTGTGGCCGGGTTCAACACTACGCCGACTTTCTTGCCAAAGCTGCGAATCAGATTGATCACGCGGAACGCATCGCGGTTGATGGTTTCTGCGTGTGGGCAGATGTAGTCGGCACCCGCTTTGGCAATCACTTCAATGAAGTCGGTCGGGTGTTCCACCATCAAATGCACATCCAGCGCCACTTTGGTGTGTGGGCGAATCTGCTCAATAAAGAACGGCGACAGCGTGATGTTCTTAACGTAGTGACCGTCCATGATATCGATATGGAGGAAGTCTGCGCGGGAGTCCAGCACTTCCAGCTGGTGCTTGATCTCCATCAGATTCATACACATCAACGACGGGGAGACTTGAATACGCATTAGACTTCCTTTTTTTCGGTCAGAGGATTAAGGGCCGCAGCGAGCTTGCTCAGCTTGACGGCACGATGTTCATTAAAACGGGCTTTAAATTGTTTGAAAGCCAACACCACAATCAGCACTGCGCCCCACATCGCCAGGCTTACATGCTGGCTGATGTTCATCAGATTGAAACCGGTTGAGAGCACTTGCAGGGCAATCAGCGCCAGTACCACACCCGTGACGCGGCCGAAGCCACCGTTCGGGTCGGTGCCGCCGAGAATAATCGCCAGTACGGTCAGCAGCAGATACGCATCGCCGTAACCCATACGCGCTGAGTTAAAGCGCGCCATCATGATCAATCCGGCTAACACGCACAGCAGGCTGGAGATGACGTACACCAGCACCACCATGCGATGCGTGTTGATGCCGCTGAACCAGGTCGCGTTAATGTTGCTGCCGCCCATGTAGATACATTTACCGGCGCGGGTTTTGCCGAGGAACAGCGCCAGAAGCGCGGCCGCAATCAGAAATACCCACAGCGGCAGCGGCATACCCAACAGCGTGTTGGAACCCAGCGCTTGCACCACCGATGGCATGCCGCTGACAGCCGCACCTTTGGTCAGCCAGATACCGATGCCGTTCAGCGTCATCATGGTCGCCAGCGTCACCAGAATGGGGTGGGCACCAATTCGCGTCACCATCACGCCAGTGATCACACCGATAAAAGCGGCAATCAGCATCGCGCCGACGATAGCGATAAACAGCCACAGCAGTTGCTGACCGGTGCCGGCATCAGCGGGCAGGGCGCTCATTAGTGTCCAGGCGATAAACAGTGCGGTCAGGTTGGCGGTGGCGATAATCGCCAGGTTCAGGCCGCCGCTGAGGATGGCGATAAACATCGCCAGCGTCAGCAAGCCAAGTTCCGGCAACTGAAACGCCATACTCATAAAGGTCGAGTCGGTCATAAAGCGGCCCGGCAGCATGAAGGTGAAGACCGCCAGCGCCAGCGCAATCAACAGCATCAGGCCGATATTGGTGCCGTCCGGACGCAGAGCAGAGAGTGATTTCATGTGAATGCTCCTGTCAGACGAAACTGACGTCAGTTTCTTTACGTTTTTTGTAGTGAGTGACGGCAATCGCCACCATGATCACGCCACCTACCACAATGTTCATGAAGTAGTTGGAAACGCCAATCAGGTTGAGGCCGTTCTTCAGGATGGCGATCAGGAACACACCCATTAGTGTGCCGCTCACCGTGCCTTTACCGCCCATCAGGCTGGCCCCGCCGAGCACCGTGGCCGCCAGCACATCCAGCTCGCCGCCCACCAGCGCATTCGGCACCACTTCACCCATGCGATAGACCTGTACCAGTCCGCCAATCGCCGCCATTGCGCCGAGCCAACCGTAAGCGAAGACATGTATCAGGCCGACGCGGATCCCGATACGACGTGCTGATTCCGCATCGCCGCCCACCGCATACAGC is a window of Pantoea rwandensis DNA encoding:
- the alsK gene encoding allose kinase produces the protein MIPRWLGIDIGGTGTRLQLMEEGRIWSSFRKVPTASWAQQPDALTALGQLISETLEQQPVSGVMLGLPGILSRDRQQVISLPFIQALDHQPVAAILTERLGVPVAMDKDVNHLMMWDLMQLEQLPDIAVGLYPGTGMGNSLWINGRFYHGQHGGAGELGHVPIAGNDLPCPCGNRGCAETVTSGNWLSHWAKAHVPNTDMSALFTQHGDHPELQAFVYRLAQLIATEMNILDPEYLILGGGVLAMADFPLAQLRSQIQQHLRPPATRDNLKIVFSQSTDHTGCRGACLAAERLFRSA
- a CDS encoding ABC transporter permease, with product MKSLSALRPDGTNIGLMLLIALALAVFTFMLPGRFMTDSTFMSMAFQLPELGLLTLAMFIAILSGGLNLAIIATANLTALFIAWTLMSALPADAGTGQQLLWLFIAIVGAMLIAAFIGVITGVMVTRIGAHPILVTLATMMTLNGIGIWLTKGAAVSGMPSVVQALGSNTLLGMPLPLWVFLIAAALLALFLGKTRAGKCIYMGGSNINATWFSGINTHRMVVLVYVISSLLCVLAGLIMMARFNSARMGYGDAYLLLTVLAIILGGTDPNGGFGRVTGVVLALIALQVLSTGFNLMNISQHVSLAMWGAVLIVVLAFKQFKARFNEHRAVKLSKLAAALNPLTEKKEV
- the alsE gene encoding D-allulose 6-phosphate 3-epimerase; translated protein: MRIQVSPSLMCMNLMEIKHQLEVLDSRADFLHIDIMDGHYVKNITLSPFFIEQIRPHTKVALDVHLMVEHPTDFIEVIAKAGADYICPHAETINRDAFRVINLIRSFGKKVGVVLNPATPVSFIHHYIHLLDKITVMTVDPGYAGQPFIPEMVAKVQELKALKQQHGHKYLIEIDGSCNTRTYNTLVGAGAEVLIVGTSGLFNIHDDLATAWDMMRDSIDEAQGLAKVSA